Genomic segment of Alcanivorax borkumensis SK2:
ATTGAGTAACGATCAATACCACTCAGTGGCAGCGTTAAGGAACGCATTCTGGAGCCCTGACGCTCAGGCTTTAGCTCCTTATATCCATACTTTGGAGCAAGCCAACAAAGGCTTACAGATCGGCCACCCAGCGTTATGGTATCGGCACGAGTTATAGACTGCGCTGCGGTTCGCTCTGGCTACATTGCCAAGGCCCACCCCCCAACGGCACAGCCAATGCGCCCTTGGCGCCATTGCATAGCCGTTTGTGCGGGCTACCGTAAACAAACAGCCTCAAGCACGGCATGAAGGCGACCGTATTGGTGAAGGGCCAACGCTGAGCGACGGCACCGACAACGTAGCCTACAGTGCATTGCTACTGGTGGACGATCATGGGCCCCGCTGGCTAACTGCCATCGCGGCCCACCGGTTAGATACAAACAACCACAACAACAGCGACAAGCAAGAGGAAGCAGCCTGATGGTGCAGTGGCGCGACAGTAAAGTGAGCCGTAATGGCATAGACTTGGCCGTGCGGACCTGGAGTCCCGACAAGAGCCCCACCGTGGTGCTGGTACACGGCTACCCGGACGCCAGCCATGTCTGGGAAAAAGTGGCGGAACGGCTCAGCCGAGATTTTAAAGTGGTCGCCTACGATGTGCGCGGCGCCGGTAACTCCTCCACCCCCAAGAACCGCGCGGCCTATAAGCTGTCCCAGCTGCGTGGCGACCTGCATGCGGTTATGGATGCAGTTTGCCCCGATGAAAAAGTCCATCTGGTGGGGCACGACTGGGGCTCCGTTCAAACGTGGGAATCGGTCACCGAGCCCAACGCTGAGCACCGTATCGCGTCCTATACGACCCTGTCTGGTCCTTGCCTCGACCATGTGGGGCAATGGATGAATGCCCGGCTGCGCGAGCAAAAAATTGGCGCCGTGCTCAACCAACTCGCCCACTCTTGGTATATCGGCGCCTTTCAGTTACCAGTGTTAGCCCCGGCATTGTGGAAAGTTGGGCTAGCCAAGGTCTGGCCACAGGTACTGCGGCGCACCGAGAACCTTTACAGTGAAGCTAGCGTCACCCAACTGCAGGATGGCACCCACGGGATTGAACTGTACCGCGCCAACATGCTGCCCTGCCTGCTCAAACCCCGTGAGCGTTACACCAAAGTACCGGTACAGCTAATCGTTGCCCGCGAAGACAATTATGTACGCCCAGCCATGCTCGAAGATCTACCACAATGGACCGAGCAACTTTGGCGCCGCGAGCTGGATTGTGGCCACTGGGGCCCGCTCTTGCAGCACCCGGATGTAACTGCCAACTGGATTCGAGAATTCATTCACCACATCGAAGGCGCCCCTGCCGCCGGGCCGCTGCAACGCAGTAAAGTCACCACAGGCCACCCAACCGGGCCAGACAGCGGTAAACGGGTGATCATCACCGGTGCCGGTTCCGGTATCGGCCGGGAAACGGCCTTAGCTTTTGCCCGCCGTGGCGCTCTAGTGGTGTGCACCGACATCAACAGCGAAGAGGCCGCCGCCACCGCCCGCACCATTACCGCTGAAGGCGGCGAAGCCCTGAGCCGCAAATGCGATGTCAGCAACACCCGCTCCATGGAAGCGCTGGCGACTTGGGTAGAAAAGGAATTAGGTGCCCCGGATATCGTCGTCAACAATGCCGGCATCGGCCTGTCCGGCTCGTTGCTCGACACCAGCGTTAAAGATTGGCAGCAGGTGCTAGGGGTCAACCTGTGGGGCGTGATTCATGGTAGCCGGCTATTCGCCCGCCAGATGATCGACCAAGGGCGCGCCGGGCATATCGTCAACATAGCCTCTGCCGCCGCTTTTATGCCTTCGCGCATGTTGCCGGCCTATGCCACCAGCAAGAGCGCAGTGTTAATGTTCAGCGAGTGTCTGCGAGCAGAAATGGACGAACACAACATCGGCGTCAGCGCCATTTGTCCGGGCATCATCAATACCCCAATCACCCGCAACACCCGCTTTGTAGGCGTCGACGATGACGAACAAAGCCGCCGCCAGAAAAACGCTGAGAAACTTTACCAACGTCGTGCCTTTACTCCCGACCGGGTCGCGCAGGCCATCGTCGAGGCGGTAGAGAAAAACCGCGCGGTAGTTCCCGTCAGCCCAGAAGCTCTGGGTATGCAATGGCTGGGGCGCTTCACACCCTCGCTGGCCCGTAATCTGGCTCAGGTAGAATTCACCCCCTGAGCTGGGCTCATCCATGCCTCCGTAGGAAGCAGCGGTGCACCTCGCAACCACTGCGGGCTGTGGCCCCGCTGCAAAAAGGGGGCTATCATCCCAGCATGAAATCCAGTGACCGTAACCCCGCAGCTATTTTGCGCAGCCTGAGGAAATACACTCAACCGGCTGAGCAACAGGCACCGGCAGACGCCGGAGACCACAAAGAATTTACCATCGACGAACTGGCGCTCGAAGCCGGCTCGACGGTGCGTAACGTGCGCGCCTACCAGGATCGCGGCATTCTGCCGCCCCCGGAAAAGCGCGGCCGCACCGGTATTTATACCGATGTGCATTTGGCGCGCCTGAAGATCATCGGCGCCTTGCTGGATCGCGGCTACACACTCAACAATATCCGCGATCTACTCAGCGCCTGGGAACAAGGTCGCGAGCTCAATGACATCCTTGGATTGGAAGTAGCAGTCACCACTTGGCAGACTCCCAGCGTCCCCTCCTACTTGGACTATCAGGACCTGCTGGACGACTTCGGCGAAGACATCACACCAGAAGTAATGACCAAGGCCGTCAAACTCGGCTATATCATCCCCGAAGGTATGCGCCTACGTCTGCCCTATCCACGCGTCTACAACGCGGGTAAAGAGCTCAACCAAGCGGGCGTACCGCTGGATGCAGTGCTCACCCATGTAAGCCTAGTGCGCAAAGAAGTAGACAAGTTGGCGGAGCGTTTTATCGGCATGATCATCCATCACATGGTGGATGAAAAGTACGGCGACGAAGCCCTTCCCGAAGGCGAAGACGTACCCAAACTGGCCGATTTTATTACCCGTATCCGCCCACTGGCAGATGCCGTCGTTAGCGACGAACTCGGCCGGGTGCTGGAAAAAAGCATCAACAAAATTCTCGTTGACCGCCTTGCCAACGTGCTAGCCCACATAGAAGAAAAATAACGCGCTGGCCGCGCTAACCTCAGGTACCGCCAAAGGCAAGGTCGCACTTGATGTCTTTGGCGGCTAAGCCGCACACACCCGCTCTGCCGGAACCCAAGCGTTCAGCCTCGGCCGCTCTGGTCGATCACGACGCCTGGCGCGCCCGCCCGCAACAGTTCGCGTAGCTCATCCGGCACCGCTGTCTTCTCGAACGGCTCAGTGGTCATCATCACATACACCGCTTCTGAATGGGCAATGGCACGGCCATCGTCCGCATGGCGG
This window contains:
- a CDS encoding MerR family transcriptional regulator, with the protein product MKSSDRNPAAILRSLRKYTQPAEQQAPADAGDHKEFTIDELALEAGSTVRNVRAYQDRGILPPPEKRGRTGIYTDVHLARLKIIGALLDRGYTLNNIRDLLSAWEQGRELNDILGLEVAVTTWQTPSVPSYLDYQDLLDDFGEDITPEVMTKAVKLGYIIPEGMRLRLPYPRVYNAGKELNQAGVPLDAVLTHVSLVRKEVDKLAERFIGMIIHHMVDEKYGDEALPEGEDVPKLADFITRIRPLADAVVSDELGRVLEKSINKILVDRLANVLAHIEEK
- a CDS encoding SDR family oxidoreductase — encoded protein: MVQWRDSKVSRNGIDLAVRTWSPDKSPTVVLVHGYPDASHVWEKVAERLSRDFKVVAYDVRGAGNSSTPKNRAAYKLSQLRGDLHAVMDAVCPDEKVHLVGHDWGSVQTWESVTEPNAEHRIASYTTLSGPCLDHVGQWMNARLREQKIGAVLNQLAHSWYIGAFQLPVLAPALWKVGLAKVWPQVLRRTENLYSEASVTQLQDGTHGIELYRANMLPCLLKPRERYTKVPVQLIVAREDNYVRPAMLEDLPQWTEQLWRRELDCGHWGPLLQHPDVTANWIREFIHHIEGAPAAGPLQRSKVTTGHPTGPDSGKRVIITGAGSGIGRETALAFARRGALVVCTDINSEEAAATARTITAEGGEALSRKCDVSNTRSMEALATWVEKELGAPDIVVNNAGIGLSGSLLDTSVKDWQQVLGVNLWGVIHGSRLFARQMIDQGRAGHIVNIASAAAFMPSRMLPAYATSKSAVLMFSECLRAEMDEHNIGVSAICPGIINTPITRNTRFVGVDDDEQSRRQKNAEKLYQRRAFTPDRVAQAIVEAVEKNRAVVPVSPEALGMQWLGRFTPSLARNLAQVEFTP